In Zingiber officinale cultivar Zhangliang chromosome 1A, Zo_v1.1, whole genome shotgun sequence, a genomic segment contains:
- the LOC122038721 gene encoding (S)-2-hydroxy-acid oxidase GLO1 isoform X1, whose protein sequence is MSMEVTNVMEYEAIAKQKLPKMVFDYYASGAEDQWTLQENREAFWRILFRPRILIDVSKIDMTTTVLGFKISMPIMIAPTAMQKMAHPDGEYATARAASAAGTIMTLSSWATSSVEEVASTGPGIRFFQLYVYKDRNVVAQLVRRAERAGFKAIALTVDTPRLGRREADIKNRFVLPPFLSLKNFEGLDLGKMDQANESGLASYVAGQIDRTLSWKDVKWLQTITTMPILVKGVITAEDTRLAIQSGAAGIIVSNHGARQLDYVPATISALEEVVKAAQGRVPVFLDGGVRRGTDVFKALALGASGIFIGRPVVFSLAAEGEAGVRKVLQMLRDEFELTMALSGCTSLKEITRNHIVTEADRGRPFPRL, encoded by the exons ATGAGCATGGAGGTCACCAACGTGATGGAGTATGAAGCCATTGCCAAGCAGAAGCTGCCCAAGATGGTGTTTGATTACTATGCCTCGGGTGCAGAAGACCAATGGACCTTGCAGGAGAACAGAGAAGCTTTCTGGAGGATCTT ATTTCGCCCACGCATTCTCATCGACGTCTCAAAGATCGATATGACCACCACTGTATTAGGATTTAAGATATCGATGCCGATTATGATTGCTCCCACTGCTATGCAGAAGATGGCCCATCCTGATG GAGAATATGCAACAGCAAGAGCAGCATCAGCCGCAGGCACcataatg ACACTCTCATCTTGGGCTACTTCCAGTGTGGAAGAGGTTGCCTCAACAGGGCCGGGAATTCGATTCTTTCAGCTCTAT GTCTACAAAGACAGAAATGTAGTTGCACAACTCGTGAGAAGAGCAGAAAGAGCTGGGTTCAAGGCCATAGCCCTCACTGTTGATACTCCAAGACTTGGCCGGAGGGAAGCCGACATCAAGAACAG ATTCGTCCTGCCACCATTTTTGAGCTTAAAAAACTTTGAGGGTTTGGACCTTGGGAAGATGGATCAG GCTAATGAATCTGGGCTTGCCTCATATGTTGCTGGCCAAATTGACAGAACACTGAGCTGGAAG GACGTGAAGTGGTTGCAGACAATCACTACTATGCCAATCCTAGTGAAAGGGGTTATCACTGCAGAGGACA CGAGACTGGCCATTCAGTCTGGTGCAGCTGGTATTATTGTATCCAACCATGGAGCTCGCCAGCTCGACTACGTTCCAGCTACCATCAGTGCTTTGGAAGAG GTTGTGAAAGCTGCACAGGGGCGCGTTCCAGTCTTTCTGGACGGCGGAGTGCGCCGGGGAACCGATGTCTTCAAGGCTTTAGCTTTGGGGGCTTCTGGAATATTT ATTGGAAGGCCAGTGGTGTTTTCTTTGGCTGCTGAAGGCGAGGCTGGCGTGAGGAAGGTTCTGCAGATGCTTCGCGATGAATTCGAGCTCACAATGGCATTGAGTGGCTGCACCTCGCTCAAGGAAATCACACGCAACCACATTGTGACTGAAGCAGACCGTGGCCGTCCCTTTCCGAGGCTATGA
- the LOC122038721 gene encoding (S)-2-hydroxy-acid oxidase GLO1 isoform X2, with the protein MPRVQKTNGPCRRTEKLSGGSCKFRPRILIDVSKIDMTTTVLGFKISMPIMIAPTAMQKMAHPDGEYATARAASAAGTIMTLSSWATSSVEEVASTGPGIRFFQLYVYKDRNVVAQLVRRAERAGFKAIALTVDTPRLGRREADIKNRFVLPPFLSLKNFEGLDLGKMDQANESGLASYVAGQIDRTLSWKDVKWLQTITTMPILVKGVITAEDTRLAIQSGAAGIIVSNHGARQLDYVPATISALEEVVKAAQGRVPVFLDGGVRRGTDVFKALALGASGIFIGRPVVFSLAAEGEAGVRKVLQMLRDEFELTMALSGCTSLKEITRNHIVTEADRGRPFPRL; encoded by the exons ATGCCTCGGGTGCAGAAGACCAATGGACCTTGCAGGAGAACAGAGAAGCTTTCTGGAGGATCTTGTAA ATTTCGCCCACGCATTCTCATCGACGTCTCAAAGATCGATATGACCACCACTGTATTAGGATTTAAGATATCGATGCCGATTATGATTGCTCCCACTGCTATGCAGAAGATGGCCCATCCTGATG GAGAATATGCAACAGCAAGAGCAGCATCAGCCGCAGGCACcataatg ACACTCTCATCTTGGGCTACTTCCAGTGTGGAAGAGGTTGCCTCAACAGGGCCGGGAATTCGATTCTTTCAGCTCTAT GTCTACAAAGACAGAAATGTAGTTGCACAACTCGTGAGAAGAGCAGAAAGAGCTGGGTTCAAGGCCATAGCCCTCACTGTTGATACTCCAAGACTTGGCCGGAGGGAAGCCGACATCAAGAACAG ATTCGTCCTGCCACCATTTTTGAGCTTAAAAAACTTTGAGGGTTTGGACCTTGGGAAGATGGATCAG GCTAATGAATCTGGGCTTGCCTCATATGTTGCTGGCCAAATTGACAGAACACTGAGCTGGAAG GACGTGAAGTGGTTGCAGACAATCACTACTATGCCAATCCTAGTGAAAGGGGTTATCACTGCAGAGGACA CGAGACTGGCCATTCAGTCTGGTGCAGCTGGTATTATTGTATCCAACCATGGAGCTCGCCAGCTCGACTACGTTCCAGCTACCATCAGTGCTTTGGAAGAG GTTGTGAAAGCTGCACAGGGGCGCGTTCCAGTCTTTCTGGACGGCGGAGTGCGCCGGGGAACCGATGTCTTCAAGGCTTTAGCTTTGGGGGCTTCTGGAATATTT ATTGGAAGGCCAGTGGTGTTTTCTTTGGCTGCTGAAGGCGAGGCTGGCGTGAGGAAGGTTCTGCAGATGCTTCGCGATGAATTCGAGCTCACAATGGCATTGAGTGGCTGCACCTCGCTCAAGGAAATCACACGCAACCACATTGTGACTGAAGCAGACCGTGGCCGTCCCTTTCCGAGGCTATGA
- the LOC122013455 gene encoding RING-H2 finger protein ATL70-like — protein MNSTDAAAAALAPAAGTVSTYGGDGIRYALGVSVSVLLVIVTITVAFRYCTRAGTGGSSQQAATDVEAAAGLDEATLMSYPKAVYSVGGAASSCSICLSDLKEGEVLRELPECGHSFHLQCVDPWLRSRPTCPLCRTSPLPSPMPTPLAEAIPLARQL, from the coding sequence ATGAACTCCAcggacgccgccgccgccgcgctCGCCCCGGCCGCTGGCACGGTAAGCACCTACGGTGGCGATGGGATCCGGTACGCCCTCGGCGTGTCGGTCAGCGTGCTCCTCGTCATCGTCACCATCACCGTCGCGTTCAGGTACTGCACCAGAGCCGGCACCGGTGGATCCAGTCAACAGGCGGCCACGGACGTTGAGGCGGCGGCGGGGCTTGACGAGGCGACGCTGATGAGTTACCCGAAGGCGGTGTACTCGGTGGGCGGCGCGGCCTCGAGCTGCTCCATATGCTTGTCGGATTTGAAGGAGGGGGAGGTGCTCAGAGAGCTGCCGGAGTGCGGGCACTCGTTCCACCTGCAGTGCGTCGACCCGTGGCTGAGGTCGCGCCCGACGTGTCCGCTCTGCCGCACGTCGCCGCTGCCGAGCCCCATGCCGACGCCGCTCGCTGAGGCCATTCCACTAGCAAGGCAGCTATGA
- the LOC122038720 gene encoding uncharacterized protein LOC122038720 — protein sequence MRAVVAAAAVVVAFLATVAAAGNENHVFTPCADSKIQRRDGFTFGLALDNRESFYSNGAQLSPCDSRLSLSSGNAQIAVFRPKVDEISILTINTSNSLSVANGGFMVAFAGRKYAARSIPIFIGNSTYAVTSFTLVLEFKKGRLQNLFWKRDGCSSCSNAKSAFVCLNNQVCAIKTSSCKPQGAVDCSIGIQLAFSGTDKHQAVLNSWYEVSNLKQYSLFGLYSNLRDSLTSQYNKFF from the exons ATGAGGGCTGTCGTAGCGGCGGCGGCTGTCGTGGTGGCGTTTCTGGCGACAGTGGCGGCGGCTGGTAACGAGAATCACGTCTTCACCCCCTGCGCCGATTCCAAGATCCAGCGGCGGGATGGGTTCACCTTCGGCCTCGCCTTGGACAATCGCGAGTCGTTCTACTCCAACGGCGCCCAGTTGTCGCCCTGCGACAGTCGCCTCTCCCTTTCCTCCGGTAATGCTCAGATCGCGGTGTTCCGCCCCAAGGTCGACGAGATCTCCATCCTGACTATCAACACCAGCAATAGCCTGTCG GTTGCCAATGGGGGATTCATGGTTGCATTTGCCGGCCGGAAATATGCAGCTCGTTCCATTCCCATTTTTATTGGTAACAGCACTTATGCAGTAACCAGCTTTACTCTG GTTCTTGAATTCAAGAAGGGAAGACTCCAGAACCTGTTCTGGAAGCGAGATGGCTGCAGTTCTTGTTCGAACGCAAAGTCAGCTTTTGTTTGCCTCAACAATCAAGTTTGTGCAATCAAGACATCTAGCTGCAAACCCCAGGGTGCTGTCGACTGCAGCATAGGTATACAACTGGCCTTTTCAGGTACTGATAAGCACCAAGCCGTTCTCAATTCATGGTACGAGGTGTCCAATCTGAAGCAGTACTCTCTCTTCGGATTGTACTCGAACCTCAGGGATTCTCTCACCAGCCAGTATAACAAATTCTTCTAA